CTAACTTGTAAACGAGAGATTATTTTTAGGTCTTTATCACAAATTCATCATAGCTTGGTTTAATCTCTTTACCCGGCGGAACTACCAGAAATCTTTCTGTATCAGACCAATTCCCATCTACTAAATCCTGCAGCAATCTTAGATCGGCTTGGTATTCGACGTATTTCAGGTTTTCTTTCCTGGCGAGTTCTTTTGTCTTTTCTGCATAGCCTAAATGTTTTGTTATTTCTGTTTCTATGTATACAATGCTGTCGTTGTGTTTTTTCGGGTTTAGGGATTCCATTATGAACTTCGCGTTCTCTTCCCCGTACATCTTTACAAAGTCGTCGTAAGTGCCCTGAGTTCCGGCAACTTTCATATCGGACTCACCCTCGCGGAACATCGAGTCCCCCCTTTCCATATAACCGGCAGAGGTAAAGGGCTGGCTTAAATTATCTTTAAAGTGTTCCATGTATCTTTTATTTGAACCGAGAAGAAAACCGGCGCAATCGTGGACCCGGGGTATTACTACCGGGACATTTCCGGCTTTTACACCGGCAGAGGAGTTGCCGCAGAGGCCGTAAGCAAGCGCAATTGCTTCGTATTTAATTTTACCTGAGGAAATTTCATCTATTTTTTCCTGAAGTTTTTTTCGAAGGATATCGGATTTGTCATGAAGCCCTTTTTCAAGGAATTCCACATCTACAATATTTTTTGATTTGCTGATAAAGTGGGATATTTCCCTGTGAAAGACCTCACAGGCAAGGAGTTTGAGTCTCATCAGAGTTTTTTCTTGGCAAACTCAACAGCGTTCCGGAATAATACCAGACCGTCGCCCTCTTCCGGAAGTTTTTCCCTGGTCCACCTCGGATGATTGTAACGGGTTACAAATCTTTCGGGATGAGGCATCATGCCAAGTATATTCCCTCCGGGATTGCAGATACCCGCAATAGCTTCAGTCGAACCGTTTGGATTATCAGGATAACCTGAGATGTTACCGTCTTTATTTACATATTTAAATACTATCATGTCGTTTTTCTTTATATAATCAAGCGTTTTCTTGTCCAGCGTTAAAAACTTTCCTTCCCCGTGGGCAATAGGAAGATAGATCTGTTCTTTAATTCCTTTGGTAAAGACACACCTGTTGGAAGTGCTTTTTAAATAGATCCAGCGGTCTTCGAACTTTCCGGAATCATTATTAAAAAGAGTGGTATATTCTTTTTTATCAATCCCGTCTATACCGGGAAGCAGTCCGGTCTTTACAAGAACCTGAAAACCGTTGCAAATGCCGATTATAAGACGCCTTGCCGATACAAACTTGGAAATTGCCTCCATCAGACGGTACTGTATCTCATTGGCAAGTATTTTTCCGGAAGCAACATCATCCCCGTAAGAGAATCCGCCGGGAATGACAAGTATTTGATAGTTCATAATATCAACTTCTTTGCGCAGAAGCTGATTGATATGAACAAGATCCACCTCCGCCCCGCAAAGTTCAAACGCCGTCACAGTCTCATAGTCGCAATTTGTCCCCGCAGTGCGTATCACTATTACTTTAGCTTTTTTTGACATAATAACTCCATCTTCCGCCTAGGCGGATTTCGCAAAGGGTTTAAGGTTCTATATTTAAACCTTTGCTCAACTTCCTTTGTTGGGGGTCATTTATATATTTTACAAACCCTCAACTCCTTTGCTCAATGCTTTTTTCTCTGTTTGCCGCTCTGCTACGCTTCCGCACATCTGAGCCTCAGCCTTTAAGGGTTTCTTAAAGGCTTCTGCCAAGAATCCTTAAGTCTATTAATATCTTCACTTACAACCACTCTATTATCAAGACCATAGACCATTACTTTAGAACCAAAGGTTTCGCCGATGTTGGAGATTTCAAATCCTTTATAGAGGGTTTCGAACTTCCCCTGATTTTTTTTCTCTACCTCTACAATAAATCTGGAGTTTGATTCAGAAAATAACACATAATCATCCCTGTTTACATCTCCGCTTCTCTCCACTTTATCCAGATAGATGTTTGCGCCGATACCTCCGGCAAACGCCATTTCGGCTATCGCAACACCGAGACCGCCTTCAGAGCAATCATGACAGGACCTGATCATCCCCGCCTTCATCGCTTTATGCATCTTATCAAATATTTTCTTTGCCTTCTTTGCATCGACCCTCGGCACTGTATTTCCTATTGCGTTATTCAGTTTTAAATATATCGATCCGCCCATTTCATTCAACGTCCGGCCAACAATATATATGAGATTGCCTTCTGCTTTGAAATCCATGGTCACGGAATCCCTTACATCCTCAACTACCGCTATGGCAGATATAAGTAAAGTACCCGGTATGGCTATCTTTTTTCCGCTGTTAACATCAACATATTCGTTGTTTAAGCTGTCTTTACCTGAGATAAACGGCGTTCCGTAAGCAACAGCGATATCATAGCAAGCTAAAGAAGCCCTTACCATACCCGCAAGTTCTTCAGGTTTATTCGGACTCCCCCAGCAGAAATTATCAAGTATAGCAATCCTGTCCGGATCCCCTCCGACAGCTACAATATTCCTGACCGCTTCGTCAATATTTGACGCAGCCATCCAATAAGGATCTATCATCCCGTATCTGGGGTTAATTCCGTTTGAAACAGCTACACCCTTCCAGGAAGTAAGTATCGGACGTGTAACTGCCGCGTCTCCCGGTCCATCATTCGTAGCTCCCTGCATAGGCTTAATAATAGAACCACCCTGAACTTCATGATCATACTGCCTGATTATCCATTCTTTGCTGGCAACAGTCAGATCTGAGAGGATCTTATGCAAAGCATCTCCCAAATTAGAGGGAGAAACAAAACTTGGTTCGGCATTTTCTTTTTCTTTCCATTCCGCAATCAGCTCAAACCTAGGACCGCCGTCATGGATAAATTTCATATCCAGGTCCGCAACTCTTTCTTTGCCGTAAAATAATTCAAGCCGTTTTGTGCCGGAAAACTCCCCGATAATAGTTGCTTCCACATTTTCACGTTCGAATATTTTCATTATTTCCGAGAGCTTATTTATCGGAACTGCAAAGACCATCCTCTCCTGGGCTTCAGAAACCCAGATCTCCCAGGGAGTAAGTCCCGGATACTTTAATGGCACTCTGTCAAGATAGACCTTAGCTCCGGTCTCTTCACCCATTTCACCAACGGCGGAAGAATATCCTCCCGCTCCGCAATCCGTAACAAAATTATAAAGCCCTTTATCTCTTGCCTGAATAAGAGCGTCCTGTGTTTTCTTTTCTATTATAGGATTTCCGATCTGGACCGCGCTTACTTCAGTATCCTTATCTAAAGCAATAGAAGAAAAAGTTGCGCCGTGAATTCCGTCCCTCCCGGTCTTACCGCCAAGAGAAACAATAACATCGCCCGGTTTTACTTTTTTAAAGCAGGCACCGTTAGGCATTATACCCACGGTTCCGCAATAAACTAAAGGATTGCAGGTATAACCTTCTTCAAATATAACGGCTCCGTTACTGGTTGGTATTCCCATTCTATTGCCGTAGTCCCGGACTCCGGATACCACGCCTTTAAATATTCTTCTCGGATGTAAAGTACCTTCTAAAAGTTTCTCCTCCGGATAATTAAGAGGCCCAAAGCAGAAGACATCCGTATTCATGATAGGTTTTGCTCCGAGTCCGACCCCGAGTATATCCCTGATAACTCCCCCGATACCCGTTCCTGCTCCGCCGTAAGGTTCAATCGCCGAAGGATGATTGTGGGTTTCCACTTTGAAAGCTACGCAATTTTCCTCGTCGAATTTTATTATTCCCGCATTATCAGTAAACACGGAAACACACCACTCTTTATTTATCTCTTTCGTCGCTTTAATAACCGTCTGTTTTAAAAGATTATCTATCTTCTTGCCGTTATAAGTTATAATTCCCCTGAAAGCTTTATGCTTGCAATGCTCGCTCCACGTCTGGGCAATAGTTTCAAGCTCTACATCAGTGGGATTTCTTTTTTTCTTTTTAAAATAGGCTTGAACCGCCTTCATTTCCGCAAGATTTAAGGAAAGAAGCCCCTTTTTACTTATATCCAGAAGTTTTTCTTCATTTGCTTTGAGAATTTCAAAAGTTTTTACATTTTTCATATAACCTTACGCTTTCTTTATTTTGTAGAACTGAACAATACCATTGGCTAAAAGCCCCGAGCATATTTTATCAATCTGCTTTTTATCAAGCTTTCCTTCTATAATATATACCTGTCCGGTCTTCACAGAAGTCACACCGGAGATACCCAAGTCTCCGACACCTTTCTTAACTGAATCACCCACCGCATCCGTAACACCCGGTTTGTACCAGACTTCAACTTCCCATTTCATAAAATGCCTCCTATTTACTAATGACGAATGACTACTTACTATTTATGGAGGATTATTATATATGCTGTTTACAGCTTCCTTAAATAGTCATTAGTCACTAGTAATTAGTACTTTGCTAGCCTAAAATGTCCAGTGAAATATTCAAACTTTTCGCTGAATGCGTCAACGCGCCGACGGAAATATAATCAACGCCAAGCCTGGCAATTTTTTCAATACTTTTAAAATCCACCCCGCCGGAAACTTCTATCCGGCATTTTTTGTTGATAAGTTTAATTGCTTTCTTCATATCGGGAATACTCATATTATCCAGCAT
Above is a genomic segment from Candidatus Firestonebacteria bacterium RIFOXYD2_FULL_39_29 containing:
- a CDS encoding phosphoribosylformylglycinamidine synthase I translates to MSKKAKVIVIRTAGTNCDYETVTAFELCGAEVDLVHINQLLRKEVDIMNYQILVIPGGFSYGDDVASGKILANEIQYRLMEAISKFVSARRLIIGICNGFQVLVKTGLLPGIDGIDKKEYTTLFNNDSGKFEDRWIYLKSTSNRCVFTKGIKEQIYLPIAHGEGKFLTLDKKTLDYIKKNDMIVFKYVNKDGNISGYPDNPNGSTEAIAGICNPGGNILGMMPHPERFVTRYNHPRWTREKLPEEGDGLVLFRNAVEFAKKKL
- a CDS encoding phosphoribosylformylglycinamidine synthase II, with amino-acid sequence MKNVKTFEILKANEEKLLDISKKGLLSLNLAEMKAVQAYFKKKKRNPTDVELETIAQTWSEHCKHKAFRGIITYNGKKIDNLLKQTVIKATKEINKEWCVSVFTDNAGIIKFDEENCVAFKVETHNHPSAIEPYGGAGTGIGGVIRDILGVGLGAKPIMNTDVFCFGPLNYPEEKLLEGTLHPRRIFKGVVSGVRDYGNRMGIPTSNGAVIFEEGYTCNPLVYCGTVGIMPNGACFKKVKPGDVIVSLGGKTGRDGIHGATFSSIALDKDTEVSAVQIGNPIIEKKTQDALIQARDKGLYNFVTDCGAGGYSSAVGEMGEETGAKVYLDRVPLKYPGLTPWEIWVSEAQERMVFAVPINKLSEIMKIFERENVEATIIGEFSGTKRLELFYGKERVADLDMKFIHDGGPRFELIAEWKEKENAEPSFVSPSNLGDALHKILSDLTVASKEWIIRQYDHEVQGGSIIKPMQGATNDGPGDAAVTRPILTSWKGVAVSNGINPRYGMIDPYWMAASNIDEAVRNIVAVGGDPDRIAILDNFCWGSPNKPEELAGMVRASLACYDIAVAYGTPFISGKDSLNNEYVDVNSGKKIAIPGTLLISAIAVVEDVRDSVTMDFKAEGNLIYIVGRTLNEMGGSIYLKLNNAIGNTVPRVDAKKAKKIFDKMHKAMKAGMIRSCHDCSEGGLGVAIAEMAFAGGIGANIYLDKVERSGDVNRDDYVLFSESNSRFIVEVEKKNQGKFETLYKGFEISNIGETFGSKVMVYGLDNRVVVSEDINRLKDSWQKPLRNP